The following proteins are encoded in a genomic region of Diabrotica virgifera virgifera chromosome 1, PGI_DIABVI_V3a:
- the LOC114349413 gene encoding uncharacterized protein LOC114349413 isoform X3: protein MSPENSNNPPSVVRRKKNQKKNFNQNGNFFELNSVSHCNYLPVPSHACNLNLPNVSNYPVTNGMNIQQLMSLSNHSLSCGNFLSNMSTPKTLHGSEFNEDVEYSSLPAAHMQPDEVAMKRRFSDPGLPNDSDSSTNSIEDSVVHKLKSQINSLKDSNRRLSREVMELKVEMNLLKQQNSFKQYDRDYEPGVLADIIREVRDAARVREDAFLARVKHMLEEQQQQLGLNHMHFLSEKHKNNERISKLEEQLMNHNLSGHRQEESVSLNGSNSSNTARQVIELEREALELRRELQDTRAKKEASDQKVLQ, encoded by the exons ATGTCCCCCGAAAATAGTAATAACCCTCCAAGCGTGGTACGTCGtaagaaaaatcagaaaaaaaacttcaaccaaaatggaaatttttttgagttaaACTCAGTTTCTCATTGTAACTATCTACCAGTGCCTTCCCACGCATGCAACTTGAATTTACCAAATGTGTCGAATTATCCAGTCACAAACGGTATGAACATTCAACAGCTGATGTCTTTGTCCAATCACTCTTTAAGTTGTGGAAATTTTTTGTCTAATATGAGTACCCCAAAAACACTTCATGGCTCAGAATTTAATGAAGATGTTGAGTATTCCAGTTTACCAGCTGCTCACATGCAACCAGACGAAGTTGCAATGAAGAGACGTTTCTCAGATCCTGGTTTGCCCAATGATAGTGATTCAAGTACAAATTCCATAGAAGACAGTGTAGTGCATAAGTTAAAATCTCAAATTAACTCTTTAAAAGACAGCAATCGCCGTTTATCTAGAGAAGTTATGGAGCTAAAAGtagaaatgaatttattaaagcaACAAAATAGTTTTAAGCAGTATGATAGAGATTATGAGCCTGGTGTATTAGCAGATATAATACGAGAAGTTCGGGATGCAGCTAGGGTACGAGAAGATGCTTTTTTAGCTAGAGTTAAGCATATGTTAGAAGAGCAGCAACAACAATTAGGTTTG AATCACATGCATTTTCTATCAGAAAAACATAAGAATAATGAAAGAATATCTAAACTGGAAGAACAATTAATGAACCATAATTTATCAGGTCATAG GCAAGAAGAAAGTGTATCCTTAAATGGTTCTAATAGTTCTAATACTGCCCGGCAAGTGATTGAATTAGAAAGGGAAGCCCTAGAATTACGACGTGAACTCCAAGATACCCGAGCTAAGAAGGAGGCATCAGATCAAAAAGTATTACA GTAG
- the LOC114349413 gene encoding uncharacterized protein LOC114349413 isoform X1: MSPENSNNPPSVVRRKKNQKKNFNQNGNFFELNSVSHCNYLPVPSHACNLNLPNVSNYPVTNGMNIQQLMSLSNHSLSCGNFLSNMSTPKTLHGSEFNEDVEYSSLPAAHMQPDEVAMKRRFSDPGLPNDSDSSTNSIEDSVVHKLKSQINSLKDSNRRLSREVMELKVEMNLLKQQNSFKQYDRDYEPGVLADIIREVRDAARVREDAFLARVKHMLEEQQQQLGLNHMHFLSEKHKNNERISKLEEQLMNHNLSGHRQEESVSLNGSNSSNTARQVIELEREALELRRELQDTRAKKEASDQKVLQLDKKLSNLMRSSDMNNSDISDEAKTASIESLSTSIITNASSVSHSNSRITLTGPVTDL, encoded by the exons ATGTCCCCCGAAAATAGTAATAACCCTCCAAGCGTGGTACGTCGtaagaaaaatcagaaaaaaaacttcaaccaaaatggaaatttttttgagttaaACTCAGTTTCTCATTGTAACTATCTACCAGTGCCTTCCCACGCATGCAACTTGAATTTACCAAATGTGTCGAATTATCCAGTCACAAACGGTATGAACATTCAACAGCTGATGTCTTTGTCCAATCACTCTTTAAGTTGTGGAAATTTTTTGTCTAATATGAGTACCCCAAAAACACTTCATGGCTCAGAATTTAATGAAGATGTTGAGTATTCCAGTTTACCAGCTGCTCACATGCAACCAGACGAAGTTGCAATGAAGAGACGTTTCTCAGATCCTGGTTTGCCCAATGATAGTGATTCAAGTACAAATTCCATAGAAGACAGTGTAGTGCATAAGTTAAAATCTCAAATTAACTCTTTAAAAGACAGCAATCGCCGTTTATCTAGAGAAGTTATGGAGCTAAAAGtagaaatgaatttattaaagcaACAAAATAGTTTTAAGCAGTATGATAGAGATTATGAGCCTGGTGTATTAGCAGATATAATACGAGAAGTTCGGGATGCAGCTAGGGTACGAGAAGATGCTTTTTTAGCTAGAGTTAAGCATATGTTAGAAGAGCAGCAACAACAATTAGGTTTG AATCACATGCATTTTCTATCAGAAAAACATAAGAATAATGAAAGAATATCTAAACTGGAAGAACAATTAATGAACCATAATTTATCAGGTCATAG GCAAGAAGAAAGTGTATCCTTAAATGGTTCTAATAGTTCTAATACTGCCCGGCAAGTGATTGAATTAGAAAGGGAAGCCCTAGAATTACGACGTGAACTCCAAGATACCCGAGCTAAGAAGGAGGCATCAGATCAAAAAGTATTACA GTTAGATAAGAAGCTTTCCAATTTAATGCGCAGTAGCGACATGAACAACTCAGATATTTCCGATGAAGCTAAGACGGCCTCCATAGAAAGTCTCAGCACGAGCATCATCACCAACGCCTCGTCAGTATCTCATAGTAATTCCAGAATCACTTTGACTGGCCCTGTAACTGATTTATAA
- the LOC114349413 gene encoding uncharacterized protein LOC114349413 isoform X2 yields the protein MSPENSNNPPSVVRRKKNQKKNFNQNGNFFELNSVSHCNYLPVPSHACNLNLPNVSNYPVTNGMNIQQLMSLSNHSLSCGNFLSNMSTPKTLHGSEFNEDVEYSSLPAAHMQPDEVAMKRRFSDPGLPNDSDSSTNSIEDSVVHKLKSQINSLKDSNRRLSREVMELKVEMNLLKQQNSFKQYDRDYEPGVLADIIREVRDAARVREDAFLARVKHMLEEQQQQLGLNHMHFLSEKHKNNERISKLEEQLMNHNLSGHRQEESVSLNGSNSSNTARQVIELEREALELRRELQDTRAKKEASDQKVLQSSTDDDLY from the exons ATGTCCCCCGAAAATAGTAATAACCCTCCAAGCGTGGTACGTCGtaagaaaaatcagaaaaaaaacttcaaccaaaatggaaatttttttgagttaaACTCAGTTTCTCATTGTAACTATCTACCAGTGCCTTCCCACGCATGCAACTTGAATTTACCAAATGTGTCGAATTATCCAGTCACAAACGGTATGAACATTCAACAGCTGATGTCTTTGTCCAATCACTCTTTAAGTTGTGGAAATTTTTTGTCTAATATGAGTACCCCAAAAACACTTCATGGCTCAGAATTTAATGAAGATGTTGAGTATTCCAGTTTACCAGCTGCTCACATGCAACCAGACGAAGTTGCAATGAAGAGACGTTTCTCAGATCCTGGTTTGCCCAATGATAGTGATTCAAGTACAAATTCCATAGAAGACAGTGTAGTGCATAAGTTAAAATCTCAAATTAACTCTTTAAAAGACAGCAATCGCCGTTTATCTAGAGAAGTTATGGAGCTAAAAGtagaaatgaatttattaaagcaACAAAATAGTTTTAAGCAGTATGATAGAGATTATGAGCCTGGTGTATTAGCAGATATAATACGAGAAGTTCGGGATGCAGCTAGGGTACGAGAAGATGCTTTTTTAGCTAGAGTTAAGCATATGTTAGAAGAGCAGCAACAACAATTAGGTTTG AATCACATGCATTTTCTATCAGAAAAACATAAGAATAATGAAAGAATATCTAAACTGGAAGAACAATTAATGAACCATAATTTATCAGGTCATAG GCAAGAAGAAAGTGTATCCTTAAATGGTTCTAATAGTTCTAATACTGCCCGGCAAGTGATTGAATTAGAAAGGGAAGCCCTAGAATTACGACGTGAACTCCAAGATACCCGAGCTAAGAAGGAGGCATCAGATCAAAAAGTATTACA gtccagcactgatgatgatctgtattag